A single region of the Streptomyces sp. NBC_01803 genome encodes:
- a CDS encoding Lrp/AsnC family transcriptional regulator — MEELDRRIVELLVTDGRMSYTDLGKATGLSTSAVHQRVRRLEQRGVIRGYAAIVDPEAIGLPLTAFVSVKPFDPSAPDDIADRLSGVPEIEACHSVAGDENYILKVRVATPAELEHLLARLRTLAGVSTRTTVVLSTPYEARPPRV, encoded by the coding sequence GTGGAGGAACTGGACCGGCGCATCGTGGAACTGCTCGTCACGGACGGGCGGATGAGCTACACCGACCTGGGGAAGGCTACAGGGCTCTCCACCTCGGCGGTCCATCAGCGCGTCCGTCGGCTGGAACAGCGTGGCGTGATCCGCGGCTACGCGGCCATCGTCGACCCCGAGGCGATCGGGCTGCCGCTGACCGCCTTCGTCTCGGTGAAGCCCTTCGACCCCAGCGCCCCCGACGACATCGCCGACCGGCTGTCCGGCGTGCCGGAGATCGAGGCGTGCCACAGCGTCGCCGGGGACGAGAACTACATCCTCAAGGTCCGTGTCGCCACCCCCGCCGAGCTGGAGCACCTGCTCGCCCGCCTCCGGACGCTGGCCGGGGTCTCCACCCGGACCACGGTGGTGCTCTCCACCCCGTACGAGGCGCGTCCGCCCCGGGTGTAG
- the ribH gene encoding 6,7-dimethyl-8-ribityllumazine synthase — MSGKGTPELTTIDGADLRVAVVAAQWHKTVMDGLVAGALRALEELGVPGHTLVRVPGSFELPVAARSLADRGYDAVVALGVVIRGGTPHFDYVCQGVTQGLTQVGVDTGVPIGFGVLTCDTEEQALDRAGLADSKEDKGHEAVTAAVATAAVLRAVPEPRR, encoded by the coding sequence GTGAGCGGCAAGGGCACCCCGGAGCTGACCACGATCGACGGCGCGGATCTGCGCGTGGCCGTGGTGGCCGCCCAGTGGCACAAGACGGTGATGGACGGCCTCGTAGCCGGTGCCCTGCGCGCGCTGGAGGAGCTCGGCGTGCCCGGGCACACCCTGGTGCGCGTCCCCGGCAGCTTCGAACTTCCGGTCGCCGCCCGCTCCCTGGCCGACCGCGGCTACGACGCGGTCGTCGCGCTCGGCGTCGTCATCCGCGGCGGCACCCCGCACTTCGACTACGTCTGCCAGGGCGTCACCCAGGGCCTGACCCAGGTCGGCGTGGACACCGGGGTCCCGATCGGCTTCGGCGTCCTGACCTGCGACACCGAGGAACAGGCCCTGGACCGGGCCGGGCTGGCCGACTCGAAGGAGGACAAGGGGCACGAGGCGGTCACCGCGGCCGTCGCCACCGCCGCCGTCCTGCGCGCGGTCCCCGAACCCCGGCGGTGA
- a CDS encoding uridine kinase family protein, protein MSAVHDGLAGLPARLAALPPSCGPVRLVAIDGHAGSGKSTLAARLSRALGGAPVAHLDDFARHGAFFDWVEPLTRRVLDPLAAGTTARYPVYDWERRAFATTATLDPAPVVLLEGVGAGRRALRPHLAFLVWLSVPAEVAWARGRRRDGPRLAGFWAEWEAAERRHFADDPSEPHADILMTPGDGDYHARERE, encoded by the coding sequence ATCTCCGCTGTCCACGACGGGCTCGCCGGACTGCCCGCCAGGCTCGCCGCACTGCCGCCCTCGTGCGGCCCGGTGCGGCTGGTGGCGATCGACGGGCACGCGGGCTCGGGCAAGAGCACGCTCGCCGCCCGGCTCTCCCGGGCCCTCGGCGGCGCGCCGGTGGCGCATCTGGACGACTTCGCCCGCCACGGCGCGTTCTTCGACTGGGTGGAGCCGCTGACCCGTCGGGTGCTGGATCCGCTCGCCGCCGGAACGACCGCCCGGTATCCGGTGTACGACTGGGAGCGGCGGGCGTTCGCCACCACCGCCACGCTCGACCCGGCGCCCGTGGTGCTGCTCGAAGGCGTCGGCGCGGGGCGGCGGGCCCTGCGTCCCCATCTCGCTTTCCTGGTCTGGCTGTCGGTGCCGGCCGAGGTCGCCTGGGCGCGCGGGCGCCGCCGGGACGGCCCCCGACTGGCGGGGTTCTGGGCCGAGTGGGAGGCCGCCGAGCGCCGGCACTTCGCTGATGATCCATCAGAGCCCCATGCGGATATCCTGATGACACCGGGGGATGGTGACTACCATGCCCGCGAGCGCGAGTGA
- a CDS encoding amidohydrolase, which translates to MTTRTTPGGPPRTVLLRRGEVHSPADPFATAMAVEGDRVAWVGSEAAADSLAGSADEVVDLDGALVTPAFTDAHVHTTATGLALTGLDLAAARSLPDALERVRAHAASGPADGVLIGHGWDATRWPERRPPTRAELDAAAGGRPLYLARVDAHSALVTTALLDRVPGVTRLSGHHPDGPLTADAHHAVRRAADATVGPAQRAAAQRAALRRAAALGIGAVHECAGPDISSEEDLTALLALAAAEPGPRVTGYWAALVTDAKEAEHVRELGAVGAAGDLFADGSLGSHTACLRHPYADAPHTGTAYLAAEDIATHLVACTEAGLQAGFHAIGDAALGAVVAGARAAAERLGTARVRALRHRVEHAEMPDADAIGALAELALTASVQPAFDAAWGGSDGMYAERLGADRARALNPFAALLRAGVPLAFGSDAPVTPLDPWGTVRAAAFHRTEEHRISVRAAFTAHTRGGWRAIGRDDAGVLVPGAPADYALWRTGDLVVQAPDNRVARWSTDPRSGTPGLPDLTPGGPLPECLRTVVGGRTVYDRLNE; encoded by the coding sequence ATGACGACACGCACCACCCCCGGCGGGCCGCCGCGCACCGTGCTGCTGCGCCGCGGCGAGGTCCACAGCCCCGCCGATCCGTTCGCCACGGCGATGGCCGTCGAGGGCGACCGCGTCGCCTGGGTCGGCTCGGAGGCCGCCGCCGACTCGCTGGCCGGCTCCGCCGACGAGGTCGTCGACCTCGACGGGGCACTCGTCACCCCGGCCTTCACGGACGCGCATGTGCACACCACGGCGACCGGGCTGGCCCTGACCGGCCTCGACCTGGCCGCCGCCCGCTCGCTGCCCGACGCGCTGGAGCGGGTCCGCGCCCACGCCGCGAGCGGCCCGGCCGACGGCGTCCTGATCGGCCATGGCTGGGACGCCACCCGCTGGCCCGAACGGCGCCCGCCGACCCGTGCCGAGCTCGACGCCGCGGCCGGCGGTCGGCCGCTCTACCTCGCCCGCGTCGACGCGCACTCCGCGCTGGTCACGACCGCCCTGCTCGACCGGGTGCCCGGCGTCACGCGGCTGTCCGGCCACCACCCCGACGGGCCGCTCACCGCCGACGCCCACCACGCCGTCCGGCGCGCCGCGGACGCCACCGTCGGTCCCGCCCAGCGCGCCGCGGCTCAGCGCGCGGCGCTGCGGCGGGCCGCCGCCCTGGGTATCGGCGCCGTCCACGAGTGCGCCGGTCCCGACATCTCCAGCGAGGAGGACCTCACCGCCCTGCTCGCCCTCGCCGCCGCCGAGCCGGGCCCCCGGGTCACCGGCTACTGGGCCGCCCTCGTCACTGACGCGAAGGAAGCCGAACACGTCCGCGAACTGGGCGCCGTCGGGGCGGCCGGTGATCTGTTCGCCGACGGCTCCCTCGGCTCGCACACCGCGTGTCTGCGCCACCCGTACGCGGACGCGCCGCACACCGGCACGGCCTACCTCGCCGCCGAGGACATCGCCACGCATCTCGTCGCGTGCACCGAGGCCGGGCTCCAGGCCGGGTTCCACGCGATCGGCGACGCGGCGCTGGGCGCCGTCGTGGCCGGCGCGCGGGCGGCGGCCGAGCGGCTCGGCACGGCCCGGGTGCGAGCCCTCCGGCACCGCGTCGAACACGCCGAGATGCCCGACGCGGACGCCATCGGCGCCCTCGCCGAGCTGGCCCTGACCGCCTCCGTCCAGCCCGCGTTCGACGCCGCCTGGGGCGGGTCCGACGGCATGTACGCCGAGCGGCTCGGCGCCGACCGGGCCCGCGCCCTCAACCCGTTCGCCGCCCTGCTGAGGGCGGGCGTCCCGCTCGCCTTCGGCTCCGACGCGCCCGTCACCCCGCTGGACCCGTGGGGCACGGTGCGGGCCGCCGCGTTCCACCGCACCGAGGAACACCGGATCTCGGTGCGCGCCGCGTTCACCGCCCACACACGCGGCGGCTGGCGCGCGATCGGCCGCGACGACGCCGGTGTGCTCGTCCCCGGCGCCCCGGCCGACTACGCGCTGTGGCGCACCGGGGACCTCGTGGTCCAGGCCCCCGACAACCGCGTCGCGCGGTGGTCGACCGACCCGCGCTCGGGCACCCCTGGGCTGCCCGACCTCACCCCGGGCGGCCCGCTCCCCGAATGCCTGCGGACGGTCGTCGGCGGGCGGACCGTATACGACCGGCTGAACGAGTGA
- the hisG gene encoding ATP phosphoribosyltransferase, translated as MLRIAVPNKGSLSEPAAAMLHEAGYRQRKDHRELVLIDGENQVEFFYLRPRDIAVYVGSGRLDIGITGRDLLLDSGARAEEIMKLGFAASTLRYATRPGTVTDVLEFGGLTVATSFAGVVAKHLADHGVDASVVSLDGAVETAIQLGVAEVIADVVETGTTLRNAGLEIIGDPILHSEAVVIRRPGDSSQETKVAQFMRRLQGVLVARRYVMMDYDIRAELVEKAVALTPGLESPTVSPLHDQGWVAVRSMVPVQDAQRVMDELYDLGARAILTTGIHAARL; from the coding sequence ATGCTGCGCATCGCCGTTCCCAACAAGGGTTCCCTCTCCGAGCCTGCGGCGGCCATGCTCCATGAGGCGGGCTACCGGCAGCGCAAGGACCACCGCGAGCTGGTCCTCATCGACGGGGAGAACCAGGTCGAGTTCTTCTACCTGCGCCCCCGCGACATCGCCGTGTACGTCGGCTCCGGCCGTCTGGACATCGGCATCACCGGCCGCGACCTGCTGCTCGACTCCGGCGCCCGCGCCGAGGAGATCATGAAGCTGGGCTTCGCCGCCTCCACCCTGCGCTACGCCACCCGGCCGGGCACCGTCACCGACGTCCTGGAGTTCGGTGGCCTCACCGTCGCCACCTCCTTCGCCGGGGTCGTCGCCAAGCACCTCGCCGACCACGGCGTGGACGCCTCCGTCGTCTCCCTCGACGGAGCGGTGGAGACCGCGATCCAGCTCGGCGTGGCCGAGGTCATCGCGGACGTCGTGGAGACCGGCACCACGCTGCGCAACGCGGGCCTGGAGATCATCGGCGACCCGATCCTGCACTCCGAGGCGGTCGTCATCCGCCGCCCCGGGGACAGCTCGCAGGAGACCAAGGTGGCGCAGTTCATGCGCCGCCTCCAGGGCGTCCTGGTCGCCCGCAGGTACGTGATGATGGACTACGACATCCGCGCCGAGCTGGTGGAGAAGGCCGTGGCACTGACCCCGGGGCTGGAATCGCCCACCGTGTCCCCGTTGCACGACCAGGGCTGGGTCGCGGTCCGCTCCATGGTCCCCGTCCAGGACGCCCAGCGCGTCATGGACGAGCTCTACGACCTCGGCGCCCGCGCCATCCTGACCACCGGCATCCACGCCGCCCGGCTGTGA
- a CDS encoding PH domain-containing protein — protein MTTPSPEGLPELPVTFRPMVTRVVLMTIGAAVFGVLTLVAVLLPADGAMSWSLGDRLAFVGSGLLVWAVLALLSRPRVTAGPEGVTVVNLTTTRHLTWPQILRVTLRPGDPWVTLDLADGTVQAVMAIQPGVARRRALADARTLRALAETHGTAGAADRTSR, from the coding sequence GTGACGACACCGTCGCCCGAGGGGCTCCCGGAGCTGCCCGTCACGTTCCGGCCGATGGTCACCCGGGTCGTGCTGATGACCATCGGCGCGGCCGTCTTCGGCGTGCTCACGCTCGTCGCCGTCCTGCTCCCGGCGGACGGCGCGATGAGCTGGAGCCTCGGGGACCGGCTGGCGTTCGTCGGCAGCGGTCTGCTCGTCTGGGCCGTGCTGGCGCTGCTCAGCCGCCCCCGGGTGACGGCGGGCCCGGAGGGCGTGACCGTCGTCAACCTCACCACCACCCGGCACCTGACCTGGCCGCAGATCCTGCGGGTCACCCTGCGGCCCGGCGACCCGTGGGTCACCCTCGACCTCGCGGACGGCACGGTGCAGGCCGTGATGGCGATCCAGCCCGGCGTCGCCCGGCGCCGGGCGCTGGCCGACGCCCGCACCCTGCGCGCCCTCGCGGAGACCCACGGCACGGCGGGCGCGGCGGACCGGACGTCACGGTAG
- a CDS encoding phosphoribosyl-ATP diphosphatase, with product MANKTFDELFAELQHKAAAGDPRTSRTAELVAAGVHSIGKKIVEEAAEVWMAAEHEGTDRTAEEISQLLYHLQVLMVARGIALDDVYAHL from the coding sequence ATGGCCAACAAGACATTCGACGAGCTCTTCGCCGAGCTCCAGCACAAGGCGGCGGCCGGCGACCCCCGCACCTCCAGGACCGCCGAGCTCGTGGCGGCGGGGGTCCACAGCATCGGCAAGAAGATCGTCGAAGAGGCCGCGGAGGTGTGGATGGCCGCCGAGCACGAGGGCACCGACCGCACCGCCGAGGAGATCTCCCAGCTCCTCTACCATCTGCAGGTGCTCATGGTCGCCCGGGGTATCGCCCTGGACGACGTCTACGCTCACCTCTGA
- a CDS encoding acyl-CoA dehydrogenase family protein, whose product MQTFDHPRPVPRILPTPKARDLLALVRELIRREIRPAAAAEEAAGVFPRATFERLSAAGLLALPYPAEHGGGDQPYEVYLQVLEELAVARLTVGLGVSVHTLACHATAAFGTGEQRAEHLPGMLGGGLLGAYCLSEPGSGSDAAALRTRAARDGGDWVLTGTKAWITHGGIADFLTVFARTGAAGPGGVTAFLVPGDAAGLTAAAPERKMGLNGSPTAQLHFDGVRVPDARRVGEEGQGFAIALAALDSGRLGIAACAIGVAQAALDEAVAFTTRREQFGRRIAAFQGPRFMLADMATQIEAGRALYLAAARLRDAGEPFGRQAAMAKLFCTDTAMRVTVDAVQLLGGYGYTADFPAERYLREAKVLQIVEGTNQIQRTVIARHLVGAA is encoded by the coding sequence ATGCAGACCTTCGACCACCCCCGGCCCGTCCCCAGGATCCTGCCGACCCCCAAGGCCCGCGATCTGCTGGCCCTGGTCCGTGAGCTGATCCGGCGTGAGATCCGTCCCGCCGCCGCGGCCGAGGAGGCCGCCGGCGTCTTCCCCCGGGCCACCTTCGAACGGCTCTCCGCCGCCGGGCTGCTGGCCCTGCCCTACCCCGCCGAACACGGCGGCGGCGACCAGCCGTACGAGGTCTACCTCCAGGTCCTGGAGGAGCTCGCGGTGGCCCGGCTCACCGTGGGGCTCGGGGTCAGCGTCCACACTCTCGCCTGTCACGCGACGGCCGCGTTCGGCACCGGCGAGCAGCGCGCCGAGCACCTGCCCGGCATGCTCGGCGGCGGGCTGCTGGGCGCCTACTGTCTGTCCGAGCCCGGCTCCGGATCGGACGCCGCCGCCCTGCGCACCCGCGCGGCGCGCGACGGCGGCGACTGGGTGCTGACCGGCACCAAGGCGTGGATCACGCACGGCGGGATCGCTGACTTCCTCACGGTCTTCGCCCGCACCGGGGCGGCCGGACCGGGCGGCGTCACCGCGTTCCTCGTCCCGGGCGACGCGGCCGGCCTCACCGCCGCCGCGCCGGAGCGGAAGATGGGGTTGAACGGATCGCCCACCGCCCAGCTCCACTTCGACGGCGTGCGGGTCCCGGACGCGCGCCGCGTGGGGGAGGAGGGCCAGGGCTTCGCCATCGCCCTGGCCGCGCTGGACTCGGGCCGCCTCGGCATCGCCGCCTGTGCGATCGGGGTGGCGCAGGCGGCGCTGGACGAGGCCGTCGCGTTCACCACCCGGCGCGAGCAGTTCGGCCGCCGGATCGCGGCCTTCCAGGGCCCGCGATTCATGCTGGCCGACATGGCCACCCAGATCGAGGCGGGCCGCGCGCTCTACCTGGCGGCGGCCCGGCTGCGCGACGCGGGCGAGCCGTTCGGGCGGCAGGCGGCGATGGCCAAGCTGTTCTGCACGGACACCGCGATGCGGGTCACCGTGGACGCGGTCCAACTGCTCGGCGGCTACGGCTACACGGCCGACTTCCCGGCCGAACGCTATCTGCGCGAGGCGAAGGTGCTCCAGATCGTCGAGGGCACCAATCAGATCCAGCGCACGGTCATCGCCCGTCATCTGGTGGGCGCGGCCTGA
- a CDS encoding cupin domain-containing protein, whose product MAARRARAEAVVRAALGAAVAAPAALGGRHAGPGRDRETLAAGRTDERLVIATGTSADVTTRVVTIAPGGSTGRPCHPGQVLAVVASGTLTRTLDDCSLEVSVPGATLLEPAGPRPVHIGRNLGTEPVVCT is encoded by the coding sequence ATGGCCGCCCGGCGCGCCCGCGCCGAGGCGGTGGTGCGGGCGGCCCTCGGCGCGGCCGTTGCCGCTCCCGCTGCCCTCGGCGGGCGCCACGCCGGGCCAGGGCGAGACCGCGAGACCCTCGCGGCGGGCCGCACGGACGAACGGCTGGTCATCGCGACCGGCACGTCGGCCGATGTGACCACGCGCGTCGTGACCATCGCCCCCGGCGGCTCCACCGGCCGGCCCTGTCACCCCGGCCAGGTGCTGGCCGTCGTCGCGTCGGGCACCCTCACCCGGACGCTCGACGACTGCTCCCTGGAGGTCTCCGTGCCCGGTGCCACCCTCCTGGAGCCCGCCGGGCCCCGGCCCGTCCACATCGGCCGTAACCTCGGCACCGAGCCGGTCGTCTGTACGTGA
- a CDS encoding peptidase C39 family protein, giving the protein MTVTITPRRTVLAAAFAAAIGSSASASVSAGAATAATRGGAAPGSAVTSARTTATPSTIGYRSWTSAADWRGGSAAGTGVRSGQRPGVTLRRPQGTVDHTDPHTGTTRPWEYATWLSPVHEAPTPASELIASWNADTPAGTWLRVEMLGTYTDGTDTPWYTLGVWASGDEDIRRTSIDGQTDDKSTVWTDTFAIDDPAGGLRLASYRLRLTLYRAPGSGAAPTVWRLGAMTSDMPDRFEVPATAPGLGAAVEIDVPRYSQNVHVGQYPEYDNGGEAWCSPTSSQMIIESWGRRPTAEQLAWVNPGFADPQVCHAARYTFDFQYNGCGNWPFNAAYAGTYPDLQGVVTRIAGLTDAERLVAAGIPLITSQSFYEAELDGAGYGTSGHLMTVIGFTAEGDVIANDPASSDNDAVRRVYPRRQFENIWLRTKRYDAKGDVRSGTGGVCYLYFPTSLTTAQRRALAWVGIR; this is encoded by the coding sequence ATCACCGTGACCATCACGCCACGCCGTACCGTACTCGCCGCCGCCTTCGCCGCCGCCATCGGCTCCTCCGCCTCCGCCTCCGTCTCCGCCGGAGCCGCCACCGCCGCCACGCGGGGCGGTGCGGCCCCCGGCTCAGCCGTCACCTCCGCCCGCACCACGGCCACCCCCTCGACCATCGGCTACCGGAGCTGGACCTCGGCCGCGGACTGGCGCGGCGGCAGCGCCGCGGGCACCGGGGTCCGGAGCGGGCAGCGGCCCGGGGTGACCCTCAGACGCCCGCAGGGCACCGTGGACCACACCGACCCGCACACCGGCACCACCCGCCCCTGGGAGTACGCCACCTGGCTCTCCCCGGTGCACGAGGCGCCCACCCCGGCGAGCGAGCTGATCGCCTCGTGGAACGCCGACACCCCGGCCGGGACCTGGCTCCGCGTCGAGATGCTCGGCACCTACACCGACGGCACCGACACCCCCTGGTACACGCTGGGCGTCTGGGCCTCCGGCGACGAGGACATCCGCCGCACCTCCATCGACGGCCAGACGGACGACAAGAGCACTGTCTGGACCGACACGTTCGCCATCGACGACCCCGCCGGCGGCCTGCGGCTGGCCTCCTACCGGCTGCGGCTGACGCTCTACCGCGCCCCCGGCTCCGGCGCCGCGCCGACGGTGTGGCGGCTGGGTGCCATGACGTCCGACATGCCGGACCGGTTCGAGGTGCCCGCGACCGCGCCGGGCCTGGGCGCGGCGGTCGAGATCGATGTGCCGAGGTACTCGCAGAACGTCCACGTCGGCCAGTACCCCGAGTACGACAACGGCGGCGAGGCGTGGTGCAGCCCCACCTCCTCGCAGATGATCATCGAGTCCTGGGGCCGCCGTCCGACCGCCGAGCAGCTCGCCTGGGTGAACCCCGGGTTCGCCGATCCGCAGGTCTGCCACGCCGCCCGGTACACGTTCGACTTCCAGTACAACGGCTGCGGCAACTGGCCGTTCAACGCCGCCTACGCCGGGACCTACCCCGACCTCCAGGGCGTCGTCACCCGCATCGCCGGCCTCACCGACGCGGAGCGGCTGGTCGCGGCGGGCATCCCGCTGATCACCTCGCAGTCCTTCTACGAGGCCGAGCTGGACGGCGCCGGCTACGGCACCTCGGGGCACCTGATGACGGTCATCGGCTTCACGGCCGAGGGCGATGTCATCGCCAACGACCCGGCCAGCAGCGACAACGACGCGGTGCGTCGCGTCTACCCCAGGCGTCAGTTCGAAAATATCTGGCTGCGGACCAAGCGGTACGACGCGAAGGGCGACGTCCGCAGCGGCACTGGCGGCGTCTGCTACCTCTACTTCCCGACCAGCCTGACCACCGCACAGCGCCGCGCGCTGGCGTGGGTCGGGATCCGCTGA
- a CDS encoding AAA family ATPase produces MSSGTQGAHVPHTGADLAWLRGVDAYTAAAYPEAEEEFRAAVREDPGMADAWLGLHALRTDVPVALRQMYRNRARFGEQRARHKRPLSSWYWLGWWVQPVLETERDLLLAHASQLLDGRRMAELDRALAECRPPESDPHARFLHACRCYLSKDWEGLYRLTSSLTDDPHLGVEAGLFAGMARIRLEMYDQAEPLLTAALMRCRSEQPQRKELRYWLARAREGSGRSAAAIPLYRAVHHVDPEFMDTAVRLSALATEDPEAAHLPASMSGLTDGPLPAGVTAGEEGLALPAGHRGRRVPFPAAAPGGERPTGAGPAAGHTAAPTGARDLPPAPDPALLARTLAELDRMVGLEPVKEQVRAMSAQLRMARLRSGQGLPVQPPKRHFVFSGPSGTGKTTVARILGRIFHALGVLGHDRLVEAQRADLVGEFLGQTAVKANRLIDSALGGVLFIDEAYSLVHSGYSKGDAYGDEALQVLLKRAEDSREHLVVILAGYPAGMDRLLAANPGLGSRFSARVEFPSYRPGELTAIGELLAAEHGDSWDPEALEELRSISEHVVAEGWIDELGNGRFARTLYESSCAFRDMRLSEAATAPTRQELSTLRLPDLMQAYGEVLSSRGGSRQETEEDGLPPLP; encoded by the coding sequence ATGAGTTCTGGCACGCAGGGTGCGCACGTTCCGCATACCGGGGCCGACTTGGCCTGGTTGCGCGGCGTGGACGCGTACACGGCCGCGGCCTACCCCGAGGCGGAGGAGGAGTTCCGCGCGGCGGTGCGGGAGGACCCGGGCATGGCGGACGCCTGGCTCGGGCTGCACGCGCTGCGCACCGACGTGCCCGTCGCGCTCCGCCAGATGTACCGCAACCGGGCCCGTTTCGGCGAGCAACGGGCCCGGCACAAGCGGCCGTTGAGCTCGTGGTATTGGCTGGGCTGGTGGGTGCAGCCGGTGCTGGAGACCGAGCGGGACCTGCTGCTGGCACACGCCTCGCAGCTCCTGGACGGCCGGCGGATGGCGGAGCTGGACCGCGCGCTGGCCGAGTGCCGGCCGCCCGAGTCCGATCCGCACGCGCGCTTCCTGCACGCCTGCCGGTGCTATCTGTCGAAGGACTGGGAGGGGCTGTACCGGCTCACCTCCTCGCTGACCGACGATCCCCATCTGGGCGTCGAGGCGGGCCTGTTCGCCGGGATGGCCCGGATCAGGCTGGAGATGTACGACCAGGCCGAGCCGTTGCTCACCGCCGCGCTGATGCGCTGCCGCAGCGAGCAGCCGCAGCGCAAGGAGCTGCGGTACTGGCTGGCCCGGGCCCGGGAGGGCAGCGGGCGCAGCGCGGCGGCGATCCCGCTGTACCGCGCGGTGCACCACGTCGATCCGGAGTTCATGGACACGGCGGTGCGGCTGTCGGCGCTGGCCACCGAGGACCCGGAGGCGGCTCATCTGCCGGCCTCGATGTCCGGGCTCACGGACGGGCCGCTGCCGGCCGGGGTGACGGCGGGCGAGGAGGGGCTGGCGCTGCCCGCCGGGCACCGGGGGCGGCGGGTGCCGTTCCCCGCGGCGGCTCCGGGCGGTGAGCGGCCGACCGGGGCCGGCCCGGCCGCCGGGCACACGGCCGCGCCCACGGGGGCACGCGACCTGCCGCCCGCGCCGGATCCGGCGCTGCTGGCGCGGACGCTGGCGGAGCTGGACCGGATGGTGGGCCTGGAGCCGGTGAAGGAGCAGGTGCGGGCGATGTCCGCGCAGCTGCGGATGGCGCGGCTGCGGTCCGGGCAGGGGCTGCCGGTGCAGCCGCCGAAGCGGCACTTCGTCTTCTCCGGCCCCTCGGGCACCGGGAAGACGACGGTGGCGCGCATCCTGGGCCGGATCTTCCACGCGCTGGGCGTGCTCGGCCACGACCGGCTGGTGGAGGCCCAGCGGGCGGATCTGGTCGGCGAGTTCCTCGGGCAGACGGCCGTGAAGGCGAACCGGCTGATCGACTCGGCGCTGGGCGGGGTGCTGTTCATCGACGAGGCGTACAGCCTGGTCCACTCCGGCTACAGCAAGGGCGACGCCTACGGGGACGAGGCCCTCCAGGTGCTGCTGAAGCGGGCCGAGGACAGCCGCGAGCACCTGGTGGTGATCCTGGCGGGCTATCCGGCGGGCATGGACCGGCTGCTGGCGGCCAACCCCGGGCTCGGCTCCCGGTTCTCGGCGCGTGTGGAGTTCCCCAGCTACCGGCCGGGCGAGCTGACCGCGATCGGCGAGCTGCTGGCGGCCGAGCACGGTGACTCCTGGGACCCGGAGGCGCTGGAGGAGCTGCGCAGCATCAGCGAGCACGTGGTCGCGGAGGGCTGGATCGACGAGCTGGGCAACGGCCGCTTCGCGCGCACGCTGTACGAGTCGAGCTGCGCGTTCCGGGACATGCGGCTGTCGGAGGCGGCCACCGCGCCGACCCGGCAGGAGCTGTCCACGCTGCGGCTGCCGGATCTGATGCAGGCGTACGGCGAGGTGCTCTCCAGCCGGGGCGGGAGCAGGCAGGAGACCGAGGAGGACGGGCTGCCGCCGCTACCGTGA